In Myxosarcina sp. GI1, the genomic window TCACTCAGCCCCTTCCCCTTTGTCTTTTCCCCGAGCTTCGCTTTCAAACAATAATTGTCAAACGAACTGTATTAACCCATTACCCATTATCCATTACCCAGCCTCGATCGACTAATTAGTGAGTAACATCAGTTACTATCGATCGCCCAAACAATAAGAATTGATTTGAGCTACTGCTTCTTGCTGTAGTTTTCCAGCAGAACGAGCGCGATCGCGAGCGGTTTTCAGAGCAGTCAAGTCTTTAACTTCTCTGGCTTTAACTGCATCTAAAGTTGCCGCTCCATAAATTTGATAGACGCTGGCTAATTTGGTCTTATATTCATTTAATTGCAGATCTTCTATTGGTAGAGCTTCGAGTTGTCTGGAAGTGGTATCCATTAGTTTTGCTGTTTCTAGCCAAGTTTTTAACTCAATCGCTTTACCCTTAGCTGTATAGGCTATTGTTTCCGAGCGATTGGTAACTTGACGGGCGATATTAAATATTTGTTCGCATTGGGTATATTTGGTTGTGGCACAGCCAGACAAAATTGCGGCGATCGCCATACTTGTTAATATTCCAAAATCGTAGCGATAAAACATTTAGTACATTGTGAGGAACTCTTCCCCAATAGTAGGATGAATACCAATAGTTTCATCGAGGTCATGTTTGCTTATTCCCTGACGTACCGCCACAGCTAAACTCTGAATAATATCGGCAGCATGTTCTCCAACCATGTGTATACCTAGAATTTTTTCGTCTTCGTCTATCACTAACTTCATAGTTATCTGAGTAGACTCATCAGATTTGGCAAAGCTATAAAGCATGGTTTGAAACTGGGTTTGATGACAGCGAATGCGATCGCCATATTTTTGACGAGCTTCATTTTCACTCATACCTACCGTAGCGGCTTCGGGACGTGCGAATACTGCTGAAGTGACGTATTGATATTCTACAGTTTTAGGATTATTACCTAATGCCGTATCTATTACTGCTCTCCCCTCTGCTTTGGCAACGGGTGTCAAGGGTATGCGGTTGGTACAGTCGCCAATGGCATAGATATTTTCCTGGGTGGTACGACTATATTTATCTACTTTAATTTCGCCTTTTTCCCCTATTTCTACCCCTGCCTTATCCAAACCAAGGTTTTGGGTGTTGGGAGTTCGTCCCGTTGCTAGTAAGATAGTATCGACAACTAGACTTTCTCCAGTAGATAGATTTAACTGCAATCCATCTGCTAGTGGTACGATTTCTTTAGCCGTAGTTTCTGGTAAAAAGTTTACCCCTCTAGCGATTAATCCTCGCTGCACCCCCAGGCGTAAATCGCGATCGAACCCCGATAGTATTAACTCGTCCGTGTCCATCAAGGTAACTTGAGAACCAAAAGCACTCATCATGCTAGAAAATTCTACTCCTATGTAGCCTCCGCCTATGGCTGCAAAACGCCGAGGAACTTCTTGCAGATGAAACATACCGTCAGAGGTTATGGCGTGTTCGCTACCAGGAATATCTATTTTGTTGGGATGTCCGCCGACGGCAATAATAATTTTATCGGCAGTTATCTGGCGATCGCCTACTTTAACTGTTTGCTTATCGATAAACGTAGCGCGTTCGGAAATTAATTCAATTTCCGATTCCTTGAGCTTGTCAACAAAATTTTGTTCTAATTTCGATAGATATTGATGTATGTTGTTCGTCAACACCGAAAATTCGATCTGGCGATCGCAACTATTCCAACCATAGCTGGAAGTTAGTTTTTCTTTTAGAGCAAAATCTGCACTATAGACCATCAATTTCTTAGGAGTACAGCCGCGATTCAAACAAGTACCACCCACTGCTTTAGCTTCGGCGATAGCGACTTTAAATCCCATAGAGGCTGCTTTTTGTGCTGCTGAGTTTCCGCCAGAACCCGCGCCAATAACTAATAAGTCGAAGCGATCGCCAGACATATTTTTTCTTTAACCTTAATAAACATAGACTGTCAATTAGGTTAATACAATGTCAAGAAATATTACATCTGTCTGAGTGTTTAACTTTAAACGTAAACTGCCATAGTTTTTTTTTATTTTGGAATGGCTGAAAATTGTCCTACGTGCCATTTTATCTCGGTATAAGAGTCTTTTAGCAGAACTATTTTATAGCCCAAAGCTGCGATCGATTAATTAATCTTTTACTGTTTTAGTTTGTAAAAGTACTTAATTTTACAATTTACAAGATAGTTTGCCCTAAAATACATGACAAAATTTGAAACGAAGATATTGTTTTCATCAGAAACTTTATAGGTTCTTAAGTTTTTTAATGACTCGAACAGAACCACAATAGTTACTTACAAAATTGCTATAAATAAATTTATTTTTTTGTGCTTTCCATTACTAATAAGAACTATGATTTTTAGCGGTTTTTTATTTCTTGTTTTAAAAGACATTTTTTATTATTTAAACAAAAACAAACCAAAGCTAACGTACACTTTCGTACTTTTTTGTGTGTAGTTTTATAACTAAAAGCGATCGCAATTTGTGTTTATATTTTTTAACATTAAATTTATTTATAGTAAGCCTAAAGTTAGACGAATAAAAAAAATGACTTAACTATACTGATTGATGATTTAAGACTTTGTTTTCTAAGTTTATTTAGCAACTAAAGCAACCAAATTTAAAAATTATGAAAGTCATGTTTAATATAGGCGATCGCGTTCGACAAAAAAAGACGGGTCATGTAGGTGAAGTGATCGGACACGGACACGAATTAATTGGCAAAAATTATCAACCAACAATTAAAGTTTTGTTTTTAGAATCACCAGGTAAAAAAACTGTAGTTGAAGATATATCTACAGAATGGCAGCCATTTCAAAACAGCAAACATACTGAAGAATTAACTCATAATTACCGTTCTAGTTAAGTTTGGCTTTAGATCGTCATAACTAAAACTAAAATTGGCGTTGCATATGTACGTAATGATTTAGATCGATCGACAATTAGTTATTCCCCTGGTCTTCTCGTCCCTAAGTCTCCCAGTTAAATTCAACCATCCCATGTTGCACTGCTCTAGAATTAATTAGGATGAAAATAACTATAAATTTCTTGCGCCAAACTGCGACCGATACCAGGGACTTCTGTTAATTTATCTACTGAAGCCTCACGAATATAGTCAATCGAATGAAAATGCGCCAGCAGTTGTTTTTGACGGTGAAAACCCAAACCAGAAATTTCTTCTAAACGCGATCGCCTGTTGTTTTTTAATCTTTGCTGACGATGAAAACTTACGGCAAAGCGGTGTGCCTCATCTCTAACTCGTCGCAGTAACTGCACTCCTGGCTGTTCGGCTTCTGTATTTAAAGGTATAGATTCTCCTGGCAGAAAAATTTCTTCTCTTTTTTTAGCCAAACTAACTACTTTTACTCGTTCTAAAAGATTCATCTCCTGTAAGACGGCAACCACTGCTGATAGCTGTCCTTTACCACCATCTATCATTACTAAATCGGGAAAATCGTCATTGCTTTCTATTTCTGCTAATGAAGTTGTTGCGGCGTACTTGCGGAAGCGGCGGCGAATTACTTCTGCCATGCTGGCAAAGTCATCAGAGTGACCGATAGTAACGGTAGGATTTTTAATTTTATAGTGACGATAATGTTGTTTGGCTGGTACGCCATCGACAAAAACAACCTGAGAAGCAACGGCATTTGAACCCTGAACGTGAGAAATATCGTAACCTTCAATACGTTTGGGAAATTCTGGTAGATCTAAAATACTCGTCAGATCTTGTAAAGCCTGAGTATTGCGATCGCTGGTTCTTTGAGTTCTCTCTAACTCGTAATTGGCATTGCGTTC contains:
- the gorA gene encoding glutathione-disulfide reductase: MSGDRFDLLVIGAGSGGNSAAQKAASMGFKVAIAEAKAVGGTCLNRGCTPKKLMVYSADFALKEKLTSSYGWNSCDRQIEFSVLTNNIHQYLSKLEQNFVDKLKESEIELISERATFIDKQTVKVGDRQITADKIIIAVGGHPNKIDIPGSEHAITSDGMFHLQEVPRRFAAIGGGYIGVEFSSMMSAFGSQVTLMDTDELILSGFDRDLRLGVQRGLIARGVNFLPETTAKEIVPLADGLQLNLSTGESLVVDTILLATGRTPNTQNLGLDKAGVEIGEKGEIKVDKYSRTTQENIYAIGDCTNRIPLTPVAKAEGRAVIDTALGNNPKTVEYQYVTSAVFARPEAATVGMSENEARQKYGDRIRCHQTQFQTMLYSFAKSDESTQITMKLVIDEDEKILGIHMVGEHAADIIQSLAVAVRQGISKHDLDETIGIHPTIGEEFLTMY